Proteins from one Panicum virgatum strain AP13 chromosome 7K, P.virgatum_v5, whole genome shotgun sequence genomic window:
- the LOC120642660 gene encoding serine/threonine-protein kinase D6PKL2-like, which yields MLGVVYRDLKPENVLVRDDGHIMLSDFDLSLRCAVSPTLIRTSAFDSDPRRAGGSFCAQPACMEPTSACIQPACFLPKFFGQKSKKKTRKTRSELGQNAGTLPELVAEPTSARSMSFVGTHEYLAPEIIKGEGHGSAVDWWTFGIFLHELLYGKTPFKGSGNRATLFNVVGQQLKFPESPSTSYSSRDLIRGLLIKEPQNRLGVKRGATEIKQHPFFEGVNWALIRCSTPPEVPRPVEAELPVKYGVAEAIGSNSKRIVAADVKSGGKYLDFEFF from the coding sequence ATGTTGGGTGTTGTGTACAGGGATCTGAAACCAGAAAATGTTCTTGTGCGTGATGATGGGCACATAATGCTTTCAGATTTTGACCTCTCCCTGAGATGTGCAGTCTCACCTACACTCATCAGAACATCAGCTTTTGATTCTGATCCCAGAAGAGCAGGTGGATCTTTCTGTGCACAACCTGCTTGCATGGAACCTACTTCAGCCTGTATTCAGCCTGCATGCTTCCTTCCCAAATTCTTCGGTCAGAAGAGCAAGAAAAAGACTAGAAAGACAAGATCTGAGTTGGGACAGAATGCTGGCACCCTGCCCGAGCTTGTTGCTGAACCAACGTCGGCTCGGTCGATGTCATTTGTTGGGACTCATGAATACTTGGCACCTGAAATCATCAAAGGCGAAGGCCATGGAAGTGCTGTTGACTGGTGGACCTTTGGCATCTTCCTTCATGAGCTGCTGTATGGCAAAACCCCATTCAAGGGGTCAGGAAACCGTGCCACACTGTTTAACGTGGTTGGTCAGCAGCTAAAATTTCCAGAGTCACCATCCACAAGCTACTCTAGCAGAGACCTCATCAGGGGGCTTCTGATCAAGGAACCACAGAACCGCCTAGGAGTGAAGCGGGGAGCGACAGAGATAAAGCAGCACCCCTTCTTCGAAGGTGTGAACTGGGCTCTCATCCGGTGCAGCACTCCACCTGAGGTCCCAAGACCCGTTGAGGCAGAGCTGCCAGTGAAGTATGGTGTGGCCGAGGCAATCGGGAGCAACAGCAAGAGGATAGTTGCCGCGGACGTGAAGTCGGGTGGAAAGTACCTGGACTTCGAGTTCTTTTAG
- the LOC120642661 gene encoding ubiquitin carboxyl-terminal hydrolase 3-like, with protein MVKRWLPLEANPDVMNQFMWGLGVPEDVGFCDVYGLDDEMLAMVPQPVLAVILLYPQDRIKESQSSTATPVETKEPSKNVYFTRQMIGNACGTVGIIHALGNAASKIKLGEGSYFDRFYKQTADMDPVQRAAFLEEDQEMENAHSVAVSAGDTEAKDGVIEHYICFSCVDGELYELDGGTSRPISHGHSSPDTLLQDAAKVIKERLALYPESNNFNVMALSGR; from the exons ATGGTGAAACGGTGGCTCCCCCTCGAGGCCAACCCGGACGTCATGAACCAg TTCATGTGGGGACTGGGGGTCCCCGAGGACGTGGGGTTCTGCGACGTGTACGGCCTCGATGACGAGATGCTCGCCATGGTCCCCCAGCCCGTGCTCGCCGTCATCTTGCTCTACCCCCAG GACCGGATCAAGGAATCCCAGTCATCGACTGCCACACCAGTGGAGACCAAG GAGCCCAGCAAAAATGTATATTTCACAAGGCAGATGATTGGAAACGCCTGTGGAACAGTTGGTATTATTCATGCACTGGGAAATGCTGCTTCCAAAATCAAGCTAG GTGAGGGGTCGTATTTTGATAGATTTTATAAACAAACCGCTGATATGGATCCAGTCCAG CGTGCTGCATTTCTTGAGGAGGACCAAGAAATGGAGAATGCTCATTCTGTTGCCGTTTCTGCTGGTGACACAGAG GCCAAGGATGGAGTAATTGAACATTATATTTGTTTCTCTTGTGTCGATG GAGaactttatgagcttgatggaGGTACCTCGCGGCCAATATCCCATGGCCATTCGTCCCCTGATACCTTGTTGCAG GATGCTGCAAAAGTTATAAAAGAAAGACTTGCACTGTATCCCGAGTCAAACAACTTCAATGTCATGGCTCTTTCAGGCAGGTGA